Below is a window of Streptomyces spongiicola DNA.
GGTCTGCTCGTCGCCGACCATCTGCAGAACCTCAACAGCGTGTTCGAGCTGTCCAACGAGCCCCGGGCCCTGCTCTCCGGCGCCGCGCTGATCTGGCTGATCGGCGTGCTGGACGACAAGTTCGAGATCGACGCCCTGATCAAGCTCGGCGGCCAGATGATCGCCGCGGGCGTGATGGTGATGCAGGGCCTGACGATCCTGTGGCTGCCGATCCCGGGCGTCGGGACGGTCTCCCTCACCCAGTGGCAGGGCACTCTGCTCACGGTCGCCCTGGTCCTGGTCACGATCAACGCGGTGAACTTCGTGGACGGTCTGGACGGCCTGGCCGCGGGCATGGTGTGCATCGCGTCCGCGGCGTTCTTCCTGTACGCGTACCGGATGTGGTTCGGCTACGGCGTCGAGGCCGCGGCTCCGGCGACCCTGTTCGCCTCCGTGCTTATGGGCATGTGCCTGGGCTTCCTGCCGCACAACATGCATCCGGCGCGGATCTTCATGGGCGACTCGGGGTCGATGCTGATCGGCCTGGTGCTGGCCGCGTCCGCGATCTCGGTGACCGGCCAGGTGGACCCGGACGCGCTGAAGCTGTTCGAGGGCGGCACCCGGCAGGCCACCCACGCTGCGCTGCCGGTCTTCATCCCGCTGCTGCTGCCGCTGACCATCATCGCGATCCCGGTGGCCGACCTGCTGCTGGCGATCGTCCGCCGGACCTGGAAGGGCGAGTCGCCGTTCGCCGCCGACCGCGGGCATCTCCATCATCGGCTGCTGGAGATCGGGCACTCGCACAGCCGCGCGGTGCTGATCATGTACTTCTGGTCGGCCCTGATCGCGTTCGGGGTCGTCCTCTACTCGGTCCACAGCGCCTCGATGTGGATCGTGTTCGCCATCGTGGTGCTGAGCTTCGTGGGCCTGGTG
It encodes the following:
- a CDS encoding MraY family glycosyltransferase, coding for MRDYLLTLCVTAAVTYLLTGPVRKFAIATGAMPEIRARDVHREPTPRLGGIAMFFGLCAGLLVADHLQNLNSVFELSNEPRALLSGAALIWLIGVLDDKFEIDALIKLGGQMIAAGVMVMQGLTILWLPIPGVGTVSLTQWQGTLLTVALVLVTINAVNFVDGLDGLAAGMVCIASAAFFLYAYRMWFGYGVEAAAPATLFASVLMGMCLGFLPHNMHPARIFMGDSGSMLIGLVLAASAISVTGQVDPDALKLFEGGTRQATHAALPVFIPLLLPLTIIAIPVADLLLAIVRRTWKGESPFAADRGHLHHRLLEIGHSHSRAVLIMYFWSALIAFGVVLYSVHSASMWIVFAIVVLSFVGLVLLLLPRFTPRAPRWAESFVPPRYRRRPRPAAPVPAPAPGIPAGRAAAPADPADPADAAAVGPEEGRIPVPAGINGATAIGSRSRFTAARK